One region of Quercus lobata isolate SW786 chromosome 2, ValleyOak3.0 Primary Assembly, whole genome shotgun sequence genomic DNA includes:
- the LOC115976359 gene encoding RING finger protein 10 isoform X2 — translation MSILPNNTQGSTSSFSSSSISPNPNSQHGNPTPTHLFQSQSQSPSALSRQFGSLQISDSLSPIPMSSLNSGPLVSAAEASGGSSKKVTELGTPNGKTSFSHQNSDTNSQCHSGGREVGSCQSRGKMSGNIGSPRNQQNTGSSNSHGSTVHLSGRKAQLMNGNHLLNFHYDPISRPQHQPRAPPPRRQQKTRPYNKDLFLQANYKFVVLDSGNYTPESMDPDKMLRWEDIICVRYSTPFLVQCPICLESPLCPQITSCGHIFCFPCILQYLLMGEEDNKGNSWKRCPLCFVMISPKDLYTIYIENVKQSCVGDTVEFMLLTRQKDSFTPSHKSEQETDEIYDPFSKFTFTSDVDLSVRKAISDLDSWLVRADSGLVDDLEKLPYVCAAMEQLEQRKKYWNDLRACDRNKSFKITDHEACGCSETVSADVNDQIKWSDNLILEKSNGGAWFDQTTVENELLEGKDTLLSSSYEERHSNDSGDGKDKNSYNFYQASDGQHLILHPLNMKCLLHHYGSYDMLPHRISGRILQLETVTQSEAIRRRYRYLSHFSLTTTFQFCEIDLSEILPPDALYPFLDEIKKREKQRKQLVKKERREKIKAEAATAYTVPEIYSFGQSIHVDSPTFSMDDFEALGSSPVTSSSPPTVGERKLFSNVTRLGFAAAHDSPALKIQEPNSLPDKGVTSNPSGSKSAGTPSFVNIISRGKSAETLDGPKMTELGKKGKKPSRVLLSTAGGRRY, via the exons ATGTCCATCTTGCCCAACAATACTCAAGGTTCTACGTCGTcgttttcctcttcttcaatCTCTCCTAACCCTAATTCCCAACATGGAAATCCAACACCAACGCACTTATttcaatctcaatctcaatctccATCCGCTCTTTCCCGCCAATTTGGATCGCTCCAGATCTCcgactctctctctccaattccTATGTCCTCCCTTAATtcag GGCCGTTGGTTTCAGCTGCAGAGGCTTCTGGTGGATCTTCCAAAAAG GTGACTGAATTAGGGACACCAAATGGTAAGACAagtttttctcatcaaaatagTGACACAAATTCCCAGTGTCACTCAGGTGGACGAGAGGTTGGATCCTGTCAGTCCAGAGGGAAGATGTCAGGAAACATCGGTTCTCCTCGCAACCAGCAGAATACTGGGTCTTCAAACTCTCATGGAAGCACAGTGCATTTATCGGGTAGAAAAGCCCAGTTGATGAATGGTAACCACTTGCTGAATTTTCATTATGACCCCATTTCTCGTCCTCAACATCAACCAAGGGCTCCTCCGCCAAGAAGGCAGCAGAAGACAAGGCCATACAACAAAGATCTATTTCTTCAGGCAAATTACAAATTCGTGGTGTTAGATTCTGGAAATTATACACCTGAATCGATGGATCCAGATAAAATGTTGAGGTGGGAGGATATAATATGTGTAAGGTATTCGACCCCATTTCTGGTACAGTGTCCAATTTGTTTGGAGTCTCCTCTATGTCCACAAATTACCTCATGTGGGCACATCTTTTGTTTCCCATGTATTTTACAGTACTTGTTAATGGGTGAGGAGGATAATAAAGGTAACAGCTGGAAAAGATGTCCATTATGTTTTGTGATGATATCACCAAAGGATTTATACACCATCTACATTGAAAATGTCAAGCAATCTTGTGTGGGTGATACAGTAGAGTTCATGCTTTTGACTCGACAGAAGGATTCATTTACTCCATCACATAAAAGTGAGCAAGAGACGGATGAAATCTATGATCCCTTTTCTAAGTTTACATTTACTTCAGATGTGGATCTCTCAGTCAGAAAAGCAATATCTGATCTGGATAGTTGGTTAGTTAGAGCAGATTCGGGGCTTGTTGATGACTTAGAGAAGCTTCCATATGTGTGTGCTGCAATGGAGCAATTAGAACAGAGGAAGAAGTATTGGAATGACCTACGGGCTTGTGACAGaaataaatcatttaaaattacCGATCATGAAGCATGTGGTTGCAGTGAAACTGTGTCTGCTGATGTAAATGACCAAATCAAGTGGTCAGATAATTTGATACTAGAAAAGTCAAATGGAGGGGCTTGGTTTGATCAAACTACGGTTGAGAATGAATTGTTGGAAGGGAAAGACACACTTCTATCTTCCTCATATGAGGAAAGGCACTCAAATGACTCTGGAGATGGAAAGGACAAGAACTCGTACAATTTCTACCAG GCATCTGATGGTCAGCACCTCATTCTTCATCCACTAAACATGAAGTGTCTTCTACACCATTACGGGAGTTATGATATGCTTCCACACag AATAAGTGGAAGGATTTTACAATTGGAGACAGTCACCCAGTCTGAGGCCATAAGAAGGCGCTATCGTTACTTAAGCCATTTTTCTCTAACAACAACATTTCAG tTTTGTGAAATTGATCTGAGTGAGATACTACCTCCTGATGCCCTATATCCATTCTTGGATGAAATAAAGAAGCGTGAAAAGCAGAGGAAACAACTTGTCAAGAAG GAGCGGAGGGAGAAAATTAAGGCTGAAGCTGCTACTGCATATACTGTGCCTGAAATATACAGTTTTGGACAGTCCATTCATGTTGACTCCCCTACGTTTTCCATGGATGACTTTGAAG CTTTGGGAAGTTCTCCTGTGACATCATCAAGCCCTCCAACTGTCGGGGAAAGGAAACTGTTTTCGAATGTTACTAGGCTTGGTTTTGCTGCTGCGCATGATTCTCCAGCTCTGAAAATACAAGAACCCAATTCTCTGCCTGACAAAGGAGTGACAAGCAATCCTTCTG GTTCAAAGAGTGCAGGCACACCCTCTTTTGTCAATATAATATCGAGAGGAAAGTCTGCTGAAACTTTGGATGGGCCCAAGATGACTGAATTGgggaagaaaggaaagaaaccAAGTCGAGTACTTTTGTCAACCGCTGGTGGTCGTCGATATTGA
- the LOC115976359 gene encoding RING finger protein 10 isoform X1, translated as MSILPNNTQGSTSSFSSSSISPNPNSQHGNPTPTHLFQSQSQSPSALSRQFGSLQISDSLSPIPMSSLNSGPLVSAAEASGGSSKKVTELGTPNGKTSFSHQNSDTNSQCHSGGREVGSCQSRGKMSGNIGSPRNQQNTGSSNSHGSTVHLSGRKAQLMNGNHLLNFHYDPISRPQHQPRAPPPRRQQKTRPYNKDLFLQANYKFVVLDSGNYTPESMDPDKMLRWEDIICVRYSTPFLVQCPICLESPLCPQITSCGHIFCFPCILQYLLMGEEDNKGNSWKRCPLCFVMISPKDLYTIYIENVKQSCVGDTVEFMLLTRQKDSFTPSHKSEQETDEIYDPFSKFTFTSDVDLSVRKAISDLDSWLVRADSGLVDDLEKLPYVCAAMEQLEQRKKYWNDLRACDRNKSFKITDHEACGCSETVSADVNDQIKWSDNLILEKSNGGAWFDQTTVENELLEGKDTLLSSSYEERHSNDSGDGKDKNSYNFYQASDGQHLILHPLNMKCLLHHYGSYDMLPHRISGRILQLETVTQSEAIRRRYRYLSHFSLTTTFQFCEIDLSEILPPDALYPFLDEIKKREKQRKQLVKKERREKIKAEAATAYTVPEIYSFGQSIHVDSPTFSMDDFEALGSSPVTSSSPPTVGERKLFSNVTRLGFAAAHDSPALKIQEPNSLPDKGVTSNPSGIDGSKSAGTPSFVNIISRGKSAETLDGPKMTELGKKGKKPSRVLLSTAGGRRY; from the exons ATGTCCATCTTGCCCAACAATACTCAAGGTTCTACGTCGTcgttttcctcttcttcaatCTCTCCTAACCCTAATTCCCAACATGGAAATCCAACACCAACGCACTTATttcaatctcaatctcaatctccATCCGCTCTTTCCCGCCAATTTGGATCGCTCCAGATCTCcgactctctctctccaattccTATGTCCTCCCTTAATtcag GGCCGTTGGTTTCAGCTGCAGAGGCTTCTGGTGGATCTTCCAAAAAG GTGACTGAATTAGGGACACCAAATGGTAAGACAagtttttctcatcaaaatagTGACACAAATTCCCAGTGTCACTCAGGTGGACGAGAGGTTGGATCCTGTCAGTCCAGAGGGAAGATGTCAGGAAACATCGGTTCTCCTCGCAACCAGCAGAATACTGGGTCTTCAAACTCTCATGGAAGCACAGTGCATTTATCGGGTAGAAAAGCCCAGTTGATGAATGGTAACCACTTGCTGAATTTTCATTATGACCCCATTTCTCGTCCTCAACATCAACCAAGGGCTCCTCCGCCAAGAAGGCAGCAGAAGACAAGGCCATACAACAAAGATCTATTTCTTCAGGCAAATTACAAATTCGTGGTGTTAGATTCTGGAAATTATACACCTGAATCGATGGATCCAGATAAAATGTTGAGGTGGGAGGATATAATATGTGTAAGGTATTCGACCCCATTTCTGGTACAGTGTCCAATTTGTTTGGAGTCTCCTCTATGTCCACAAATTACCTCATGTGGGCACATCTTTTGTTTCCCATGTATTTTACAGTACTTGTTAATGGGTGAGGAGGATAATAAAGGTAACAGCTGGAAAAGATGTCCATTATGTTTTGTGATGATATCACCAAAGGATTTATACACCATCTACATTGAAAATGTCAAGCAATCTTGTGTGGGTGATACAGTAGAGTTCATGCTTTTGACTCGACAGAAGGATTCATTTACTCCATCACATAAAAGTGAGCAAGAGACGGATGAAATCTATGATCCCTTTTCTAAGTTTACATTTACTTCAGATGTGGATCTCTCAGTCAGAAAAGCAATATCTGATCTGGATAGTTGGTTAGTTAGAGCAGATTCGGGGCTTGTTGATGACTTAGAGAAGCTTCCATATGTGTGTGCTGCAATGGAGCAATTAGAACAGAGGAAGAAGTATTGGAATGACCTACGGGCTTGTGACAGaaataaatcatttaaaattacCGATCATGAAGCATGTGGTTGCAGTGAAACTGTGTCTGCTGATGTAAATGACCAAATCAAGTGGTCAGATAATTTGATACTAGAAAAGTCAAATGGAGGGGCTTGGTTTGATCAAACTACGGTTGAGAATGAATTGTTGGAAGGGAAAGACACACTTCTATCTTCCTCATATGAGGAAAGGCACTCAAATGACTCTGGAGATGGAAAGGACAAGAACTCGTACAATTTCTACCAG GCATCTGATGGTCAGCACCTCATTCTTCATCCACTAAACATGAAGTGTCTTCTACACCATTACGGGAGTTATGATATGCTTCCACACag AATAAGTGGAAGGATTTTACAATTGGAGACAGTCACCCAGTCTGAGGCCATAAGAAGGCGCTATCGTTACTTAAGCCATTTTTCTCTAACAACAACATTTCAG tTTTGTGAAATTGATCTGAGTGAGATACTACCTCCTGATGCCCTATATCCATTCTTGGATGAAATAAAGAAGCGTGAAAAGCAGAGGAAACAACTTGTCAAGAAG GAGCGGAGGGAGAAAATTAAGGCTGAAGCTGCTACTGCATATACTGTGCCTGAAATATACAGTTTTGGACAGTCCATTCATGTTGACTCCCCTACGTTTTCCATGGATGACTTTGAAG CTTTGGGAAGTTCTCCTGTGACATCATCAAGCCCTCCAACTGTCGGGGAAAGGAAACTGTTTTCGAATGTTACTAGGCTTGGTTTTGCTGCTGCGCATGATTCTCCAGCTCTGAAAATACAAGAACCCAATTCTCTGCCTGACAAAGGAGTGACAAGCAATCCTTCTGGTATAGATG GTTCAAAGAGTGCAGGCACACCCTCTTTTGTCAATATAATATCGAGAGGAAAGTCTGCTGAAACTTTGGATGGGCCCAAGATGACTGAATTGgggaagaaaggaaagaaaccAAGTCGAGTACTTTTGTCAACCGCTGGTGGTCGTCGATATTGA